In the Gymnogyps californianus isolate 813 chromosome 3, ASM1813914v2, whole genome shotgun sequence genome, one interval contains:
- the TCTE1 gene encoding LOW QUALITY PROTEIN: dynein regulatory complex subunit 5 (The sequence of the model RefSeq protein was modified relative to this genomic sequence to represent the inferred CDS: substituted 1 base at 1 genomic stop codon) gives MPGGEXKNNASSPAGKCGGDSQAILFLLLLKEKWVLSRMQQPVAGGRSTAFPSLYPSQAGLTADSYCTQRVIEDPEWSLATVPHLTELCLQHIVHNFEKNPILDHLLPEHQRKVLDRLSTGLPLAVTANLISDEDYWKRCCTERWQVCDISNYGDSWKRMFFERHLENILKCFIPNTTDPNQVLELIPLCKDYVRKLEVDQFLPPVQVDQKEERDDLSDTGSDFGFGEVSMHHYDLGVLITALPHLEELHLTYGVKDCGMNFEWNLFNFTHQDCCNLAVAVKMCHNLKVFKLTRSKVDDDKTRLLVRNLLDHPCLVELNLSHNLIRDKGAQAVGKLISRSRLETLDLCNNQICHLGAQALAQALAENSTLTSLNLRLNCVEDKGAEAIGRALLTNTTLKSVHLGSNNLSEPTATLFSQVLAQNATLMSINFSCNHLGLDGGKQLLEGLADNKALTEFDLRLAEVGQETEYLIHQIVWANREAARLGSLQHPPAKPL, from the exons ATGCCTGGAGGAGAGTAGAAAAACAATGCAA gcaGCCCAGCTGGAAAATGTGGTGGTGACTCTCAAGCAATTTTATTCTTGCTTCTCCTGAAGGAGAAGTGGGTCCTGAGCAGGATGCAGCAGCCAGTGGCTGGTGGCAGGAGCACAGCCTTTCCCTCGCTGTATCCATCCCAGGCCGGCCTCACTGCTGACTCGTACTGTACACAGCGCGTCATTGAGGATCCCGAGTGGTCCCTCGCCACTGTCCCCCACCTCACTGAGCTCTGCCTCCAGCACATCGTTCACAATTTCGAAA AGAACCCTATTTTGGACCATCTTCTGCCTGAGCACCAGAGGAAGGTCCTGGACAGGCTCTCCACTGGCCTTCCACTCGCTGTGACTGCCAACCTAATAAGCGATGAGGACTACTGGAAGAGGTGCTGCACTGAGCGCTGGCAAGTGTGTGACATCTCCAACTATGGAGACAGCTGGAAACGGATGTTCTTCGAACGTCACCTGGAGAACATCCTGAAATGTTTCATCCCTAACACCACAGACCCCAACCAGGTGCTAGAGCTCATCCCGCTCTGCAAAGACTATGTGCGGAAACTGGAGGTTGATCAGTTCCTGCCACCGGTGCAGGTGGAtcaaaaggaggagagggatgaCCTCTCTGATACAGGGAGTGATTTTGGATTCGGCGAGGTCTCCATGCATCACTACGACCTGGGAGTCCTCATTACTGCTCTCCCTCACCTTGAAGAGCTTCATCTCACTTATGGCGTGAAGGACTGCGGCATGAACTTTGAGTGGAACCTCTTTAACTTCACCCACCAGGACTGCTGCAACCTGGCTGTCGCCGTAAAGATGTGCCACAACTTGAAA GTTTTCAAGCTGACGCGAAGCAAAGTGGATGATGACAAGACCAGGCTTCTGGTCCGTAACTTGCTGGATCACCCGTGCTTGGTGGAGCTGAACTTGTCCCACAATCTCATCAGGGACAAGGGGGCACAAGCTGTTGGCAAGTTGATCAGCCGCAGCAGATTAGAAACCCTCGATCTGTGTAACAACCAGATCTGTCACCTGGGGGCTCAGGCTCTTGCTCAAGCCCTGGCTGAGAACTCCACCCTGACCTCCCTGAATCTGCGCCTCAACTGCGTGGAGGACAAAGGTGCAGAGGCGATCGGCCGTGCCCTGCTGACCAACACCACCCTGAAGTCCGTCCATCTGGGAAGTAATAACCTGTCAGAGCCAACTGCTACGCTTTTCTCCCAGGTCCTGGCTCAGAACGCCACCCTGATGAGTATCAACTTCTCGTGCAACCACCTGGGGCTG GATGGTGGGAAGCAGCTGCTTGAAGGGCTGGCAGATAACAAGGCTTTGACCGAGTTCGACCTCCGCCTGGCAGAAGTGGGCCAGGAGACTGAGTACCTCATTCACCAAATTGTGTGGGCCAACCGGGAAGCAGCAAGGCTGGGGTCTCTGCAGCACCCCCCCGCCAAACCCCTCTGA
- the TMEM151B gene encoding transmembrane protein 151B: MRLPSPQAPPAGRPGRRHVPPASAAAAGEGGSSTPVPPEEEAEGAREEQRPVKQSLSKSLCRESHWKCLLLSLLMYGCMGAMTWCHVTKVTRLTFDSAYKGKSMMYHDSPCSNGYVYIPLAFLVMLYVVYLVECWHCYTRNELQYKVDVESVHERVQRMQQATPCIWWKAISYHYVRRTRQVTRYRNGDAYTTTQVYHERVNTHVAEAEFDYSNCGVKDISKDLIDLESYPATRLRFTKCFSFANVESENSYLTQRARFFTENEGLDDYMEAREGMHLKNVDFKEYMVAFSDPDNLPWYVSHYVFWVAALLTLSWPLRVLNEYRTSYVHYHVEKLFGFDYVAVTPAEERSFCRRMPRVNTVDSTELEWHIRSNQQLVPSYSEAVLMDLVGLSGCTSYSACRYGGYRQNCERCHRTISSSSIFSRSALSICNGSPRIPFSSSRFSLGRLYGSRRSCLWQSRSGSLNEQSCPTEQTRLSSQVTVEEEDPPPYQDALYFPILIVHRNEGCLNHDHRHLHRNGSCVETSL, translated from the exons ATGCGGCTGCCCAGCCCGCAGGCACCGCCAGCGGggcgccccggccgccgccatGTCCCCCCGGCctcggcggccgccgccggcgagggaggcagcagcacgCCGGTGCCTccggaggaggaggcggagggggCCCGAGAGGAG CAGCGGCCGGTGAAGCAGTCTCTCAGCAAGTCCCTGTGCCGAGAGTCCCACTGGAAAtgcctgctgctgtccctcctCATGTACGGCTGCATGGGAGCCATGACCTGGTGCCACGTCACCAAGGTGACCCGGCTGACCTTTGACAGCGCTTACAAGGGCAAGTCCATGATGTACCACGACAGCCCCTGTTCCAATGGCTACGTCTACATCCCCTTGGCCTTCCTGGTGATGCTCTACGTGGTGTACCTGGTGGAGTGCTGGCACTGCTACACCCGCAACGAGCTGCAGTACAAAGTGGACGTGGAGAGCGTGCACGAGCGTGTGCAGCGGATGCAGCAGGCGACTCCCTGCATCTGGTGGAAGGCCATCAGCTACCACTACGTCCGCAGGACCCGGCAGGTTACCCGCTACCGTAACGGGGACGCCTACACCACCACCCAAGTGTATCATGAGCGGGTCAACACCCACGTGGCAGAGGCCGAGTTTGATTATTCCAATTGTGGAGTTAAGGACATCTCCAAGGACCTCATTGACTTGGAGAGCTACCCGGCCACGCGGCTCCGCTTCACCAAGTGTTTCAGCTTTGCCAACGTGGAGTCGGAGAACTCCTACCTGACCCAGCGGGCCCGCTTCTTCACGGAGAACGAGGGCCTAGATGACTACATGGAGGCCAGGGAGGGGATGCACCTCAAAAACGTGGACTTCAAGGAATACATGGTGGCCTTTTCCGACCCAGACAACCTGCCTTGGTACGTATCCCACTATGTCTTCTGGGTGGCGGCTCTGCTGACCCTATCCTGGCCCTTGCGGGTGCTAAATGAGTACCGCACCTCCTACGTACATTACCACGTGGAGAAACTCTTTGGGTTCGACTATGTGGCAGTGACGCCGGCCGAGGAGCGCTCCTTCTGCCGGCGGATGCCCCGCGTCAACACGGTCGACAGCACCGAGCTGGAGTGGCACATCCGATCCAACCAGCAGCTGGTGCCCAGCTACTCGGAAGCAGTCCTGATGGACTTGGTGGGGCTCTCTGGCTGCACCAGCTACTCTGCTTGCCGGTACGGGGGCTACCGGCAGAACTGCGAGCGGTGCCACAGGACTATAAGCAGCTCCTCCATCTTCTCCCGCAGTGCCCTGAGCATCTGCAATGGCAGCCCCAGGATCCCCTTCAGCAGCAGCCGCTTCTCCCTGGGTCGCCTGTACGGCTCGCGACGCAGCTGCCTCTGGCAGAGCCGGAGTGGGAGCCTGAACGAGCAGAGCTGCCCCACTGAGCAGACCCGCCTCTCCAGCCAGGTGACTGTGGAGGAGGAAGACCCCCCTCCTTACCAGGATGCCCTCTACTTCCCCATCCTCATCGTGCACCGCAATGAAGGCTGCCTGAACCACGACCACCGTCACCTCCACCGCAACGGGTCCTGTGTGGAGACCTCACTGTGA